In Candidatus Rokuibacteriota bacterium, a genomic segment contains:
- the ahcY gene encoding adenosylhomocysteinase codes for MTEHDVKDLSLAPAGKLKIEWAEQSMPVLRQVRERFAKELPLKGVRLGACLHVTTETAVLMMTLKAGGAQVALCASNPLSTQDDAAAALVKEYGIPVFAQKGEDNKRYYSHLEAVLKTGPQVTMDDGADLISQLHGEHNAGTSLVKNVIGGTEETTTGVIRLRAMEKDGVLAFPVIAVNDADTKHLFDNRYGTGQSTIDGILRATNVLLAGKVVVVAGYGMCGRGVASRAHGMGAHVIVTEIAPMRALEAVMDGFQVMPMPRAAEVGDIFVTVTGNMAVIRQEHFVKMKDGAIVANSGHFNVEIDLEALGKLAQSRRAVRPFVEEFSLRGGKRVYVLGEGRLINLAAAEGHPATVMDMSFANQALSAEYIVKHGRSLEKKVYVVPRDIDLEIARLKLASMDVQIDELTPAQEEYLSSWTHGT; via the coding sequence ATGACCGAGCACGACGTCAAGGATCTCTCGCTGGCCCCGGCGGGCAAGCTCAAGATCGAGTGGGCCGAGCAGTCGATGCCGGTGCTGCGGCAGGTGCGGGAGCGCTTCGCCAAGGAGCTGCCGCTCAAGGGGGTGCGACTCGGCGCGTGCCTGCACGTGACGACGGAGACGGCGGTGCTCATGATGACGCTCAAGGCGGGCGGCGCCCAGGTTGCGCTCTGCGCCTCGAACCCGCTATCGACGCAGGACGACGCGGCGGCGGCGCTCGTGAAGGAGTACGGCATCCCGGTCTTCGCCCAGAAGGGCGAGGACAACAAGCGCTACTACAGCCACCTTGAGGCCGTGCTCAAGACCGGGCCGCAGGTGACCATGGACGACGGCGCCGATCTCATCTCCCAGCTCCACGGCGAGCACAACGCCGGCACGAGCCTGGTCAAGAACGTGATCGGCGGCACCGAGGAGACGACCACCGGGGTCATCCGCCTGCGCGCGATGGAGAAGGACGGGGTGCTGGCCTTTCCCGTGATCGCGGTCAACGATGCCGACACCAAGCACCTCTTCGACAATCGCTACGGCACCGGCCAGTCCACGATCGACGGCATCCTGCGGGCCACGAACGTCCTTCTGGCGGGCAAGGTCGTCGTCGTCGCGGGCTACGGCATGTGCGGCCGCGGCGTCGCCTCGCGCGCCCATGGTATGGGCGCGCACGTGATCGTTACCGAGATCGCGCCCATGCGCGCCCTCGAGGCCGTGATGGACGGCTTCCAGGTCATGCCGATGCCGCGGGCGGCGGAGGTGGGCGACATCTTCGTTACCGTCACCGGCAACATGGCGGTGATCCGGCAGGAGCACTTCGTGAAGATGAAGGACGGCGCCATCGTGGCCAACTCCGGCCACTTCAACGTCGAGATCGACCTCGAGGCGCTGGGAAAGCTCGCCCAGTCGCGGCGCGCGGTGCGGCCCTTCGTCGAGGAGTTCAGCCTGCGCGGCGGCAAGCGGGTCTACGTGCTGGGCGAGGGGAGGCTCATCAATCTGGCCGCGGCGGAGGGGCATCCGGCGACCGTCATGGATATGAGCTTCGCCAACCAGGCGCTGTCCGCCGAGTACATCGTCAAGCACGGCCGGAGCCTGGAGAAGAAGGTCTACGTCGTGCCGCGGGACATCGACCTCGAGATCGCCCGGCTCAAGCTCGCGTCAATGGACGTCCAGATCGACGAGCTGACGCCTGCCCAGGAGGAGTACCTCTCCTCCTGGACCCACGGCACCTAA